The genomic window AacccatttttaatattaagttcattattttttatttaattcggtTATATTAAAgccaataaattaaagtaattttatttgatacgacaaataattaatcaaaatttacacTAAATTCTACATACTTATAAATGGTGGTTAAATTTAAGCAATGTGGAAAAATAAGcgtatacataataatacttgtaaattataaaacttaataaatgcgttaaattaattaaaagggATAAATACCTACCATCTGCGGAATAAAACTTTAGGGAAAATATGttaaggaaattttaaaataacattatttcgtAAGAGAAATTAACCATGTCTTCACGGtacaaaaaattcttatatacatataaaatacgagGTATGATACTATATTTTTCTAGAATTATTTAGCcgtaaaaaattcttataggtaatttaagacaaatattaaagaaaagagCATTCAGAAGGAAAATACagaagtaaatgaaaataaagaaaagaaaagataGGAATTACCTTCCCACCACCTTGAGGTGTGCCATCGACTATGGTGGTTACTCTTCTAGTCGCGGTAGGCATTATCAAAACCTTTGCAAACGAAACCTTATTACAATCACATAAAGAATACATTGGCTTAGCGCTATCAGCTATTTGGCcataaaagaaaagaaaagaacATGTAGTGCCAAAGAAAATTGTGACGATGATTcagttataaagtatattcTGGCATACCATATTGTCGATCTCGTTTGCTGAAATGAAGTTTTGTTCTTCTTTAAGGAAGTATTGGCTCTTGGACCAAATGTTGAATATCTCTGCCACGTGGTTGTATAACTCCTCGGCCTCtgcattaatttaatacattggACTTAATTATGCGCCAATTGTTTTTTCCCACATTCCAAAATTTGAACTTCTTAATAAACTAAGTGTCTAAGTAGTTTCtcttagtataatatttttctataattaaaatataaggcacattagttttattacccGTAATATTATTCCTCAGCCAATGATTCCTTTGTAGATCGACGTATTTTATCAGCAGAGGATAGAAAGAGTAAATGTCTCGTACCAACAGCTGCCAGTCTTCTTGAATTTGAGATTCAACTTGGGAAGTGTCATCCGTTGATGActgaaacaatataataatgtcaataaataaaatgaaacatgagcattttaaataattttgttttttttttataaaactacaaaaaaaagtctttcagattattttaagatcgatagaaacataataacaataatgttaACTAACATTGTCCAATTACAAATTGTGCCATGCATACGAATTACCTAAAAGCAGATGTTACGGTAATGATTTGATTATTGGATATAATTTGTAGTtctaaaataagttattctaACCTTAATGAAGCCTCTCAAGCTCTCCTCTTTATGGAACATGTTGTCTGTCCTCTTTCTCACTCTCTCAGCCAAAGGCAGGAATGATTCCCTAAGCAGTTCCTCGGaactgtttattataatttgttgtgTGTAGGTCGCAATTCGTGTCATCCATGGAGCACTTTCATTACCGATGTTCTTCTTGATGAGCTTAAGTACATTCTTAAGTAATTGGTTCATGTGTTCAGCTGTGACCATTGTTACGTGGTTCCTACAATTGTatgaaatcttataaaataaggacagaattttatttgctGAATATATTTGTTGCATTAAGGGTGAGggtaacatttgttatttccgtttccaattattttatacggaTTCTTAACAGTATACTTAAGAGGACTTACCCTCCAGTCGGAGTAACATTATCAGGTCCTTGCGCCCACCAAAATGGCAAATAAGAACAAAGCAGCGGTAATACTACATCTATTATATGTGGTGCCTCACTGTATGTCTTATCTGATTCGACAAAATGGTCAACTTCGTTCAAAATTGTTTCTAAAGTTGGCATAGATTGTTCCATTTTTGCCATTATGTCTGTGAAGgaaagtttaatattagatGTCaagaaaatagttataaaataaatattaattatattatataccttGAGCTTCTAAAGAGTGGTCGGCGATTCGGTTCAAAAGTGAAAATTGATTATGTTTATTGAGATGGGGTTCGAAGAATGCCACCGGGAAAGTTGAACTGAAGGCACCAAGACATGAACCCTAGAAGttttagacaaaaataataaagtcattTTCTGGACTTCCTATGCAATACACGAAATAATGCAGTTTTATTACGGTATGATATTTATGATAAGATAAATTAGAAGCCTTTATTGTTGAACCTGACTTAAACCACATGTTCTTTGAGTCTGAAATTACTTAtctaactaaattattaactaatatacttttaatttttatattatctatgtgacttatttacttatctattttaattcggtgcaagcaaaattttaatctatgaCTTTCTTTGAAAAAGGTTTCCCATAATGGTTTCCTTTCTGTCTCATTTTGCGATGTTCAAGTCCATGACGAAACTTCTGTTATACAACCAGTTACCGTAATTGGcttttttttgagttttttttatgatttttcttAGTGTTTTTGGTTAAATTCAAAACTTACCAAAGCCGGTTTATGTCTCTCAATCTCTGTCTTCAAATACTTCCTGTCGTGAGTAAGAGTGACGTCAGTGCCAAGAGTGTATAAAGACCCAAGCATCTTGTATGACGCCACTTGTATTTCATCCACTGTaacatattaaagtatattgaaATTCGCAGCACTATTTAGTAAGAatcattgattaatatttaagataatctGGTTTTTATATGTCTttgaaaatctaaataaattcataaaagatAACCTTGGTTTGTGTAATAGAGCATTTGATTGTGGTACTTCTTGGATGATACtaaactgtttaaaaggacggacatataaaaaaaatatatatatttccttggTTTTGAGAATGCATGTATATTCTATTGATAGATTTGTTTGTATTTCcgaatttacataaaaatcccTATATCAAttggattttaatatatcaaagcagtttttttataattaatgagcTCGGTCGAAATATGATAAACAATTTCAAAGatgaatttattgtttaaattaatttggtgattatctttataaatagcaTTTGTACATCTCATACAGCTtagatgttaaattatatttttttattatagcatatgtttcattgtttaatgatttttttttcattcattcaacTACGTTATAATGTCTTTTGATTTCAAGAATTTTACGATAAAATTGCCAATGAGGAAAGAATGAATTGCTTTCAAGCATTGAAATCAATTTGatttctgataaaaaaataatgttgtatacaaagtgtttttatattgcatgtcttattttaaatattctggtaatgttactaatatttttaaatatatttggtgttataattttatgataaaatcttACATATTTTAGATCGCAAAAGCGGGACGCGTTGCTCAAAACGAAAGTCATAGAAAAAATTTAGGCTCAGAGTTAATAAAGAACATAACAGAAgtgaataaaacattgaaagatctcataaaaaattataaatatctggagaatatatacaaaactgATGAAAAGGTGCAAACAGATTCTAGTGGATCAGAAATAGATcagaaatttaaacaaatgaaaagaaaaaggaaagaaaagaaaaaaacacacaAGAAAACTTTAAGCCCAGTCAGTCTTAGTACATTGTATCAAGGAACTGCATATATTTTCGATTCTAGAACTAGCGATGAATTGCGAAGTAAGGAAGTAAAGGAAGAAAAAGAAGGTTTAGTATCTGACCAAAATAAAGACAGCAAAATAGAAGAATTTTCAttagaagataaaaaaataaattctaaaagcTCCAAGGAAGAGGAAGAAATATCTGGAGACATAGAAGAAATCCAAATAGATATTCCAAAAACAACACAGAAAAATAAACCCAACAAAATTAAACCGCAAAAAGTCAACAATGTTTTTGGTAAGAAAACCAGGTTTAATGTGTTACATGGAGTTCACGGAGAAATGgctaaaaaaagaaataaatccaAGACACGTTTAAGAGTTGGAAATCAAAGAATAGTTTATGCAGAACAATTTTCACCGCAAACATTTTGGAATGACATTGTAAATAAAcctataaaactaaatagagTGATGTCGTCGGAATTAATGGCGAGTTTCAAAGACGAGGATAAAGTCAATGTTGTAACTTTGACTGGTAATATGAAggtaaagattaaaatataattaattaatgttacgGTAATTGaagttaattgaaataaatttcactttttatatttttgaaacttcCTAAAGAAAGAAGATCAACAGAAGTCAAACAATAACCTTTCAAATAATGCAACAAAAGATGGTTCGATTTTAAGGAACTACGGTGATGCGTGTCTTGTAATGCCTATCAAGAAATGTGAAAaggtatgttttatattttagatgactttatttcttacattattaattatataccatttaaacaaaagaaattagcaaatttaaactactattaaataaaaagtagcaacacaaataataataattattttttagttttctcagttttatttattttgtctgctatgaaatataatttttaggcTTTGAAAaacgttaataaaaatgtctgcAAAATGAGATTTAAATGCAAGTCTGAATTCAAATCAGATTTCATTGAGAATTCCAAAAAGGGATGTCAAAAACAGTATACGTATAATATTGAGGAAAGTTCTGAAGAAGAAAAAACAACTACAATCAAATCTACGACCGGAAATGACGGTGATTTGGACGTAGATGAAGAAGATACCTACAGGCGACGAAATGAAggtaagatttttaattttacttacaattgcttgtttttttagaaaaagttatataaataagaaaaactattttcaggCGGGAAATTGAATGACGGTgcaaaatacaaacatttgaaTACTGCCAATAAaaaggttattaaaataattaacatattgtGAAAGAAACAACTACAAACAGTTTAAGATAAATCTAGAAAATGGCACagagtttgaaatatttatatttttcagcaaCCCATAAGTACTCTTAACGGAAATACGAATTCTTCCGTACAACATTCTAGCCTTCgtgataaatatgaaaagcaATGTCAAAAGGAATTAAGAGCTAAATGCATCGGAGCTGGAGAATACGCTGTGAAAAAAACTTGCTCAAAACACGAGTGTGACAAAAAGAAGGAGAAAGCTTTAAAAAAGGCTTGTAAACAGGAATGTAAAAGTTCTTTTGTCATAGACAAAAAAACAAGCGATTCGAGTGACGATGGTAgcgacaatgacaatgacagtGACAGTGACAGTGACAGTGATTAAAAGAAATGTCATATATCtactttcatttcaattaGGTAATATAGCAGAAATAAATTGACAAGAGAACGATTCAAATATAACTTTCCGGTTATTACATTCTGATGGTGACTCAGacgttttacaaattaaatattatttatgttcgaaattttatttcctgatatatattctttaagatAAATGTGAAATgtgaatgtaatttaattttaatttttctaaaaatcatACGTCTTATCTAAAAtgcataaatacataaaactcatttataaataagtgaaTGTTAGAcacgtaaaattattttttttatccggagtcataaatatttacaattaattcgGCATTGAAGttgaataagaaatttattatttaattaaaagaaatattagtttttttagcACTATATGTGAATTATATGCCTTGctgaagttttatttataaaacatataataaagattatctacgaacttgaaaaaaataatgattgtaaCAAAACACTGTTCTACAAGGAGTGTCATACGTTTTTTTGGTCATTTTTTTGATGGACTCTTTTTAGGATGAAACTCATTCgacatacttttttattttttaaattatatcaatactaTTCCAATATGTCCAGCGGCCACGCACGTTTAAGTTTTTGTCAGAATAATGTCAGTCTTTAAACGTTGAAATATCTTACCCGTCACAACTTCCAAACCAAACGTCTCATCAACTTAATTTAAAGCGTAactcatatgtatataaaataaatttatatattttaaatgccaactattattccaaataaattttggggtaaaaacaaaaattgtctTTGCTCCTTAACAGTGTATCCAAAACAAATAAAGCATTAACAGTTTTTGTGAGgctagtaaaataataacttttattggaAGAATTTCGATATCGTGCGTTACAATCTCCCAAATTAGGTaaagatgtatattttttagaataatatcataggccatatttttttggaatagACGAAACAATCTGGATGATGGAACACTTGGAATAATTAACATACGGTTTTCAGTTGAATCGGAACAAACAtgttggaataaataaaataataaaaataaataataatacgaaAACTATGATTTCTTCAGCAcagtaaatttatacatttgaaatttaatatttaaaaaagcaaatgaaataaaaattaaataaaaatattaaagtcataTCGAGTGTACTAAATAGTATTTACAGgcattttttaagtttcatataataaattgcttgatttttttcattaacacGTTGAAAAAcagtttctatatttaaatgatcgGTTTGTCTATTAAATAGtaacttattaaaacttattagatcatataatttatcatcattttaaaaagtaaaaaaaaaataataattaataaaataaaagtttaaaatcgaATTTAGAATAGAATGTAAATTTCATCGACACGATCAGGACTTGAATTTGAAACATTCCAAATACCGCGTTACATTTGGCTTATTCatgctattttaatataaatattagctcaacattgctttaattttaaaaacatatctaaaatatggttgtaaataaatttttaaccatTACGTAGTTTATAATGATGGCTACGATTCTTCAACacatctaaatgaaactaagtttttctgATACTAAAcgtattttcattgttttttatctataaaatccCGACGTTTTACGTTTTGGTTCCTTTAtatcaaccgtgatcacgggtagacGACATGAAAGTATGGAACTTTCTCCAAATCACTGACAtctatatattagtttattcataatagtaaaaaaaaatatatattttatattttaaaaacttaaacttattgattatttgaggttatatattaaaagtgaatAAAGAAATACGTGAAATAAATTCAACGGTGTTGTAGTTCACGATAAACatcaaatagtaaaaatttgaatttaactaCTAATATATGAACGTAAGATTACATTCAAGGAATAAAATTGGTTTTATCGcgacttattaatttttcgccaataatatatattcttcatGTTATTCAAAAGAACGTGGCTTTTTCTTCTAATATTACTAATTGCGGTAAGACAAGAAAATTATACACAAGTAAGTTATTTGATGAGGTTAAGTTGTTTTgtactaaaattaatgattttcagATTATTAGCCAAAATGTGGAAAGTAATAGAGAAGATTTGGATACCCAATCTCGcagaaacttttttaaagaCATCGAAAACTTTTTCTCTCGGCTCTTTAGACCCAATAAGAAGCCGTATAAACAAAACACACCGAAAGCAAAGACAActaaaaactttcaaaaaatCACTATAAAAATTCACGGTAAAAATTTACGACCTGCGATGGATTCTAACGTCATCTCGTTAAGAAACAATCAAAGCATACATTTTCCAAGTAATGAGGTAAATATTGTACCTATTGAGATATAACACAAAAGACGATCCAAGTTTCATAGATGTCATATActcgtaaaattaaaatccgGCTCAATAACAAATAGTTTACTCGTGGAAAAATAACTTGCAAGTTGTTACGTGGAAGAAACATAGAAAACTACTCTAcatctattaattaaaattaaacttaatgcTATTGATTGATGTAGGAATTAATCGATTTAAGTCCGTACAAgtgagaaaaattataatactcaatttatataactaacaaGTTGTGATTTAGCATTCATGaaaaatgtatgtgtgtattgtTCTTTCATTCGAGGGAACTTTACATCAGCTAAATCTTGTACAACgatgagaaaaattataatacagaatATAGTTCCTAAGTGGACACTTTGGCATTCGTGATAAGTGCATTGCTTTCGTCGTCAATACATTTCAGCTAGCTAGCACAGCATTGCTATCTATGAGAACGTGTGTAGTaaggtaatttatatataaatatgtttttaaaacagtaCTTATTTGTAAATGCAGACAGACTATGAGCGTTCAAACAAAAGTGTGATAATTGGTGATGTTGACGtcgacattattttaaaggacTCTTCACACAAAGCACGCGAAAACCAAGAAATTaaatcaagaaaaataaacttcattGGGGATAATGATAACGAAATGACAGAAAAAAATCAACGcagaaaacaaaaacacttAATGATAATTGTGACCAATAACAAAGAGGTTCAATTTCCTTTtgatattagaattattttttttttaattttttaaactatttcagtTACTAATTTAAGGTTCATGAAGATATGTTAGACAGTGAAAGCTTATATTTAGATCCGGAGAAAGATTTAACAGAGGGAGATTTCGAAAAAGATAGCCTTCGTAGAAAATATGGTAAAGCATGCATAAAAGTAGCCGTACGAAAATGTTACAAAGTGAGTATGGAggggatttttttaattattgaaaatatcattGAACATCAGGCGTcttaagtaaacattttttatttttaaaattatatggactagtattattatactatgtaaaattatttagctgcac from Danaus plexippus chromosome 27, MEX_DaPlex, whole genome shotgun sequence includes these protein-coding regions:
- the LOC116775758 gene encoding uncharacterized protein LOC116775758; the encoded protein is MLYTKCFYIACLILNILIAKAGRVAQNESHRKNLGSELIKNITEVNKTLKDLIKNYKYLENIYKTDEKVQTDSSGSEIDQKFKQMKRKRKEKKKTHKKTLSPVSLSTLYQGTAYIFDSRTSDELRSKEVKEEKEGLVSDQNKDSKIEEFSLEDKKINSKSSKEEEEISGDIEEIQIDIPKTTQKNKPNKIKPQKVNNVFGKKTRFNVLHGVHGEMAKKRNKSKTRLRVGNQRIVYAEQFSPQTFWNDIVNKPIKLNRVMSSELMASFKDEDKVNVVTLTGNMKKEDQQKSNNNLSNNATKDGSILRNYGDACLVMPIKKCEKALKNVNKNVCKMRFKCKSEFKSDFIENSKKGCQKQYTYNIEESSEEEKTTTIKSTTGNDGDLDVDEEDTYRRRNEGGKLNDGAKYKHLNTANKKQPISTLNGNTNSSVQHSSLRDKYEKQCQKELRAKCIGAGEYAVKKTCSKHECDKKKEKALKKACKQECKSSFVIDKKTSDSSDDGSDNDNDSDSDSDSD